Proteins co-encoded in one Candidatus Thermoplasmatota archaeon genomic window:
- the glnA gene encoding type I glutamate--ammonia ligase produces the protein MSDEQKDAILKRMEDESVKFVLIQFMDILGIVKSITLPGNQLERALDNGVVFDGSSIVGYATIEESDMRALPDPSTFRILPWTSGDTKCAGIVCNIHEASGDRFSGDPRYVLEMMMEKAAEDGHIFNTGPEYEFFLFKIDENGNPTTTPGDAGGYFDLLPLDEGDMVRKKTTHLLNALGYEVEASHHEVAPGQHEIDLRYTDAMTSADRVLTLKNAIRTVALEHRLHATFMPKPIFGINGSGMHTHQSLITKDGENAFYDPDGEYELSDTARWFLGGALAHARETCAILASWTNSYKRLVPGYEAPVHVSWANRNRSALIRVPPDREMKTRIEVRNPDPAGNPYLQYAVMLAAGLHGIEKKIEPPGPVEVDIYRLPSKERQRLGIGSLPANLEEALDELEGSDLMRETLGAHIMTHFLYIKRGEWDKYRTQVTEWETENFLRIL, from the coding sequence TTGTCTGATGAGCAGAAAGATGCGATATTGAAGAGAATGGAAGACGAGAGCGTCAAGTTCGTCCTAATCCAGTTCATGGACATTCTGGGAATCGTCAAGAGCATCACTCTCCCAGGCAACCAGCTTGAGAGAGCCCTGGACAACGGCGTCGTCTTCGATGGGTCCTCCATTGTCGGGTATGCCACAATCGAGGAATCGGACATGAGAGCCCTTCCCGATCCCTCCACATTCCGCATACTGCCTTGGACGTCAGGAGACACGAAGTGCGCGGGCATCGTGTGCAACATACACGAGGCGAGTGGCGACAGGTTCAGCGGTGATCCGCGATACGTGCTCGAGATGATGATGGAAAAGGCGGCCGAAGACGGACACATTTTCAACACGGGTCCAGAGTACGAGTTCTTCCTCTTCAAGATAGATGAGAACGGAAACCCAACAACAACCCCCGGTGATGCTGGCGGATACTTCGACCTTCTCCCTCTCGATGAGGGCGATATGGTCCGGAAGAAGACCACTCACCTTCTGAATGCGCTCGGTTACGAAGTCGAAGCCTCGCATCACGAGGTCGCTCCTGGTCAGCACGAGATAGACCTGAGGTACACCGACGCGATGACCTCGGCCGACAGGGTCCTGACCCTCAAGAACGCGATCAGGACGGTGGCCCTCGAGCACAGGCTTCACGCCACGTTCATGCCAAAGCCGATATTCGGAATCAACGGAAGTGGGATGCACACACATCAGTCCCTGATAACGAAGGACGGAGAGAACGCGTTCTACGACCCCGATGGTGAGTACGAGCTCAGCGACACCGCCCGCTGGTTTCTCGGCGGGGCTCTTGCTCATGCGCGGGAGACGTGCGCGATTCTCGCCTCCTGGACGAACTCCTACAAGAGGCTCGTTCCAGGATACGAGGCCCCCGTTCACGTGTCGTGGGCGAACCGGAACCGGAGCGCACTCATACGCGTCCCACCAGACAGGGAGATGAAAACGAGGATAGAAGTCAGGAATCCCGACCCCGCGGGCAACCCATATCTGCAGTACGCGGTCATGCTCGCGGCGGGCCTTCACGGTATCGAGAAGAAGATCGAACCCCCCGGTCCCGTTGAGGTGGACATTTACAGGCTTCCCTCCAAGGAGAGGCAGAGACTCGGCATTGGCTCCCTGCCCGCGAACCTGGAGGAAGCACTCGACGAACTCGAGGGTAGCGACCTGATGAGGGAGACGCTCGGTGCGCACATAATGACGCATTTCCTGTACATCAAAAGAGGTGAATGGGACAAGTACAGGACGCAGGTCACCGAGTGGGAGACAGAGAACTTCCTCAGGATCCTCTGA
- a CDS encoding PRC-barrel domain-containing protein codes for MKRFATELRGKTVMTNDGQILGMIENFIVDTKTGKLHDVLVIPAEEIETRLFKTDPQGRIILPFTGMKAIKDVVVMDVE; via the coding sequence ATGAAGAGATTTGCAACAGAGCTGAGGGGAAAGACCGTTATGACGAACGATGGCCAGATCCTCGGCATGATAGAGAATTTTATTGTCGATACAAAGACGGGGAAGTTGCACGATGTTCTCGTGATTCCAGCTGAGGAGATTGAGACCCGCCTCTTCAAGACGGATCCGCAGGGGAGAATCATACTGCCCTTTACCGGCATGAAGGCTATCAAAGACGTCGTCGTGATGGACGTCGAGTAG
- a CDS encoding CDC48 family AAA ATPase, giving the protein MPEKVMLKVAEAPQSDVGLGRARVDTQIRAALGIDVGEIVEIVGKKRTAAKLFRVMQEDEGKGIVRIDGLVRKNAGISIGDRVEVTKAEVKPAERVMIAPIISEGHRISFGEGIESFVKRGLIKRPVTKGDVVIVPGIALMGGALPFMVVKGVPRGIVQISDDTSVEIKEEPVSEADMVAPTVNYDDIGGLGEELLRVREMIELPLKHAELFERLGIDPPKGVLLYGPPGTGKTMIAKAVANEAGAYFSSIQGPEIMSKYYGQSEERLREKFEEAEKNAPSVLFIDELDSIAPKREEVTGEVERRVVAQLLTLMDGLSGRGNVIVIGATNREEAIDPALRRPGRFDREIEIGVPDREGRKEILLIHTRGMPIEGSDEERDEILTGLADITYGFVGADLAALAREAAMKALRRYLPEIDLEKPIPSEILEKMRVMKEDFKEALKEVEPSAMREVLVEIPRVSWDDVGGLVDVKKVLKETIELPLKDPEAFKRMGITPPRGILLYGPPGCGKTLLAKAVANESKANFISIKGPEVMSKWVGESEKAVRQIFKKAKQVAPAIVFLDEIDAIAPRRGSSTGDSGVTERLVNQLLTSIDGLESLEGVVIVAATNRPDIVDPALLRAGRFGKLVLIPVPDRDARLEIFNVHTREMPLKDVNLEELADRTESFSGADIESLCQEAGLSTLRKDPDASEVTMEEFEEALMHVHPSIDKETMEFYKMIGEVIEKGTITKKERQDAQSMFR; this is encoded by the coding sequence ATGCCAGAAAAGGTAATGCTGAAGGTTGCTGAGGCCCCCCAATCGGACGTTGGATTGGGAAGGGCGAGGGTCGACACTCAAATAAGAGCGGCCCTCGGCATAGACGTCGGAGAGATTGTGGAGATCGTTGGAAAGAAGAGGACAGCGGCCAAGCTCTTCCGCGTGATGCAGGAGGACGAAGGCAAGGGCATAGTCCGCATTGACGGACTGGTGCGGAAGAACGCCGGTATATCGATCGGCGACAGGGTGGAGGTTACCAAGGCGGAGGTCAAGCCCGCCGAGCGGGTGATGATCGCGCCCATAATATCCGAAGGTCACAGAATCAGCTTTGGTGAGGGAATAGAGAGCTTCGTCAAGAGGGGACTTATCAAGCGGCCCGTTACGAAGGGCGACGTCGTCATCGTCCCTGGCATTGCCCTGATGGGCGGTGCCCTTCCTTTCATGGTCGTCAAGGGCGTCCCCCGCGGTATCGTCCAGATCAGTGACGACACGTCCGTCGAAATCAAGGAGGAGCCCGTGAGCGAAGCGGATATGGTCGCCCCCACCGTCAATTACGATGACATAGGCGGGCTCGGGGAGGAGCTCCTGAGGGTCAGGGAGATGATCGAGCTCCCGCTGAAGCACGCCGAGCTCTTCGAGAGGCTCGGGATCGACCCGCCAAAAGGGGTCCTTCTCTACGGGCCACCCGGAACGGGAAAGACGATGATCGCGAAAGCCGTGGCCAACGAGGCCGGCGCCTACTTCTCCTCGATTCAGGGTCCGGAGATAATGTCGAAGTACTACGGTCAGAGCGAGGAGAGGCTGAGAGAGAAGTTCGAGGAAGCGGAGAAGAACGCGCCCTCGGTCCTTTTCATCGACGAGCTCGACTCGATCGCACCGAAGCGGGAAGAGGTCACGGGCGAGGTCGAGAGGAGAGTCGTCGCTCAGTTGCTCACGCTGATGGACGGTCTGAGCGGTAGAGGGAACGTCATAGTCATTGGAGCCACGAACAGAGAGGAAGCAATCGACCCAGCGCTGAGGAGACCCGGCAGGTTCGACAGAGAGATCGAGATCGGTGTCCCGGACAGAGAGGGCAGGAAGGAGATCCTGCTGATCCACACTCGAGGCATGCCAATAGAGGGCTCGGACGAGGAAAGAGATGAGATCCTCACGGGACTGGCGGACATCACCTATGGGTTCGTTGGAGCCGACCTTGCGGCCCTAGCGAGAGAGGCGGCGATGAAGGCTCTTCGCAGATATCTCCCTGAGATCGACCTGGAGAAGCCCATCCCTTCCGAGATTCTGGAGAAGATGAGGGTCATGAAGGAGGATTTCAAGGAAGCGCTCAAGGAAGTGGAACCCAGCGCCATGAGAGAAGTGCTCGTTGAGATCCCCAGGGTCTCTTGGGATGACGTCGGCGGTCTGGTCGACGTCAAGAAGGTCCTCAAGGAGACGATAGAGCTCCCGCTCAAGGACCCCGAGGCGTTCAAGCGGATGGGGATAACCCCGCCTCGCGGCATCCTTCTGTACGGACCGCCTGGCTGTGGCAAGACCCTACTAGCGAAGGCCGTCGCAAACGAATCCAAGGCCAACTTCATATCGATCAAGGGCCCCGAGGTCATGTCGAAATGGGTGGGAGAGAGCGAGAAGGCGGTCAGGCAGATATTCAAGAAGGCGAAGCAGGTCGCTCCCGCGATCGTCTTCCTCGACGAGATCGATGCGATTGCCCCGCGGAGAGGATCCTCCACGGGAGATTCCGGCGTAACGGAGAGGCTCGTCAATCAGCTACTCACGTCGATAGACGGTCTGGAGTCTCTCGAGGGCGTTGTCATCGTCGCGGCAACGAACAGACCTGACATAGTGGACCCGGCACTGCTTCGGGCGGGGAGGTTCGGAAAGCTCGTGCTCATCCCTGTCCCGGACAGAGACGCGCGGCTCGAGATATTCAATGTCCACACGCGGGAAATGCCGTTGAAGGATGTGAATCTGGAGGAACTGGCCGATCGAACGGAGAGCTTCTCAGGGGCAGACATCGAGTCCCTGTGCCAAGAGGCGGGATTGAGTACTCTGAGGAAAGACCCGGACGCATCGGAAGTGACGATGGAGGAGTTCGAGGAGGCCCTGATGCACGTGCACCCTTCGATCGACAAGGAGACCATGGAATTCTACAAGATGATAGGAGAGGTCATCGAAAAGGGGACCATTACGAAGAAGGAAAGGCAGGACGCTCAGTCCATGTTCCGCTAG
- a CDS encoding NFACT family protein, translating to MKKEMTSFDIMAMSAELQKLIGSYVEKIYQPQTNRLHFRFNIPGNGKENLIVELGKWIYLDPAAEPPGKTLSYGMFLRKYLINGKIIRIQQRKFDRIVEFVIDRRGEFQLVLEMFGKGNVVLIKDGMILQPLHSKSWSGREMRAHREYSFPPERTDVPRLSQEEILSIITSSEKDLVRALAVDLNLGGVYAEELCHRTGVDKSAPAKDLEKETADPLLAALSELLDEISHPAPRIVFEEGVPADVVPVRLKKYENLRQEERETFSQAISEHLAGQPKEVKKDERIAKLERRRAQQEEALQKNQEKAVESHEIAEFIYTHYELVDATIQTLRSEEAPDGVELLSRDPKKKAAVIRVEDREIEIHYQEDLNANAQRYYVREKTAKSKIQSLRLRIEETGRELELAEKKRVKEVEKREPTKRLWVDRFRWFLSSEGFLVLGGRDAKSNEKVVKKHLEPGDRYAHADMSGAPSIVVKKGSEAGEDTLRETCQFALSFSKAWSKGLASGSAYWVNPEQVSKRAESGEYLPRGGFMIRGRRNYVHKLPLEVAVGEISYEGARKIVCGPPEAVKHHSESVFIFTPGKESANKVAKDLSEHYNVPIEEVLRILPPGGLEKPSPA from the coding sequence ATGAAGAAGGAGATGACCAGCTTCGACATTATGGCCATGTCTGCTGAGCTCCAGAAGCTCATCGGCAGCTATGTCGAAAAGATCTACCAGCCCCAGACGAATCGTCTGCACTTCAGGTTCAACATCCCGGGCAACGGCAAGGAGAACTTGATCGTTGAATTGGGGAAATGGATTTACTTGGATCCCGCCGCCGAGCCTCCTGGAAAGACCCTGTCATACGGTATGTTCCTGAGGAAATACCTCATCAACGGGAAGATCATCCGGATCCAACAGCGCAAGTTCGACAGGATAGTCGAGTTCGTGATCGACAGGAGGGGCGAGTTCCAACTGGTCCTGGAGATGTTCGGCAAGGGCAATGTTGTTCTCATCAAGGACGGAATGATCCTGCAACCTCTGCACTCGAAGTCCTGGAGCGGGAGGGAAATGCGAGCCCACAGAGAGTACAGCTTCCCCCCCGAGAGAACGGACGTCCCGAGGTTGAGCCAGGAGGAGATCCTCTCGATTATCACATCCTCCGAGAAGGACTTGGTCAGAGCCTTGGCGGTCGACCTGAATCTGGGAGGTGTGTATGCGGAGGAGCTGTGCCATCGCACGGGCGTGGACAAGAGTGCTCCCGCCAAAGATCTCGAGAAGGAGACAGCGGACCCCTTGCTTGCCGCCCTCAGTGAGCTTCTGGATGAGATCTCGCACCCCGCTCCGAGGATCGTCTTCGAGGAGGGCGTTCCTGCGGACGTTGTTCCGGTCAGGCTCAAGAAGTACGAGAATCTGAGGCAGGAAGAGCGAGAGACCTTCAGTCAGGCCATTTCGGAGCACCTTGCAGGCCAGCCCAAGGAGGTCAAGAAGGATGAGCGGATCGCGAAACTCGAAAGAAGGAGAGCGCAACAGGAAGAGGCTCTGCAGAAGAACCAGGAGAAGGCCGTGGAATCTCATGAGATTGCGGAGTTCATTTACACCCATTATGAGTTGGTGGATGCGACCATCCAGACCCTGCGTTCAGAGGAGGCTCCGGACGGGGTCGAGCTCTTGTCGAGAGATCCGAAGAAGAAGGCAGCAGTGATCAGAGTGGAGGACAGGGAAATCGAGATTCACTACCAAGAGGATCTGAACGCCAATGCCCAGCGATACTATGTGAGGGAGAAGACCGCTAAATCAAAGATCCAGAGCCTCAGACTGAGGATCGAGGAGACAGGGAGAGAACTGGAGCTCGCCGAGAAGAAGAGGGTGAAAGAGGTCGAGAAGCGCGAGCCGACGAAGAGGTTGTGGGTGGACAGGTTCCGATGGTTCTTGTCCAGTGAGGGATTCCTTGTCCTTGGCGGGAGAGACGCGAAGAGCAATGAGAAGGTCGTCAAGAAGCATCTCGAGCCGGGGGACAGGTACGCGCACGCAGACATGTCGGGCGCGCCGAGCATTGTCGTGAAAAAGGGTTCCGAGGCGGGCGAGGATACGCTCAGGGAGACGTGTCAGTTCGCTCTCAGCTTCTCGAAGGCGTGGTCAAAGGGCCTGGCGTCCGGGTCCGCCTACTGGGTGAACCCTGAACAGGTGAGTAAGCGAGCCGAGAGCGGGGAGTATCTACCGAGAGGAGGGTTCATGATCAGGGGCAGGAGGAACTACGTTCACAAGCTCCCGCTCGAGGTTGCCGTGGGAGAGATCAGCTACGAAGGAGCCAGGAAGATCGTTTGCGGGCCGCCAGAGGCTGTCAAGCACCACTCGGAGTCCGTCTTCATTTTCACACCCGGAAAGGAGAGCGCGAACAAGGTCGCCAAAGACTTGAGTGAGCACTACAATGTTCCGATCGAAGAGGTTCTCAGGATACTCCCGCCAGGCGGGCTGGAAAAACCCTCGCCTGCGTAA
- a CDS encoding CDP-alcohol phosphatidyltransferase family protein, protein MVLDAKRDKADFLLLPLARRMENVSPNTITVYAFLCAVFAGAFFFMHEPESMRPVYLFLALVFLSLNALLDALDGRVAKLWKKESKRGDFLDHLLDRYADIFIIGGIMLSPYCNWLLGFFALLGVLMTSYVGTQAEATGTGRIYAGMMGRADRLVILMVAIILQMVFMITGVHGIGIEGYFDFTVLEYTMIVIGVLGHATAIQRAVLAWRKI, encoded by the coding sequence TTGGTACTAGACGCCAAGAGGGACAAGGCGGATTTCCTCCTCCTTCCGTTGGCTAGAAGGATGGAGAACGTCAGCCCCAACACGATAACGGTATACGCTTTCCTCTGCGCCGTCTTTGCGGGAGCGTTCTTCTTCATGCACGAACCGGAGAGCATGCGCCCCGTCTATCTCTTCTTGGCCCTCGTGTTCCTTTCCCTGAATGCCCTCCTCGATGCGCTGGATGGGCGGGTCGCGAAGCTCTGGAAGAAGGAATCCAAGCGGGGGGACTTCCTCGATCACTTGCTGGACAGATATGCGGACATCTTCATCATCGGCGGGATCATGCTCTCGCCATACTGCAACTGGCTCCTGGGGTTCTTCGCCCTCCTCGGCGTGCTCATGACGAGCTACGTAGGCACGCAAGCGGAGGCGACGGGCACGGGAAGGATATACGCAGGAATGATGGGGAGGGCTGACAGGCTTGTCATACTCATGGTCGCCATCATTCTCCAGATGGTCTTCATGATAACGGGAGTCCACGGAATAGGGATCGAGGGCTACTTCGACTTCACGGTACTGGAATACACGATGATCGTCATCGGAGTGCTCGGCCACGCCACGGCGATTCAGCGGGCCGTCCTGGCCTGGAGGAAGATCTAG
- a CDS encoding ferredoxin:glutaredoxin reductase — MSEGMLARMQRDAEETSCFLNPDKGFLDELMSGLVTNEERYGYGSCPCRVASGIESYDADIVCPCEYRDADVAEFGACFCALFVSKKVYEGMEVDPVPERRPIEATEEAEKATELLEKGEMSMAEFKTASAGDVQVWRCSVCGYLCARKYPPNVCPICKAPRERFERFSLG, encoded by the coding sequence TTGAGTGAGGGAATGCTGGCAAGGATGCAGAGAGACGCCGAAGAGACTTCGTGCTTCCTGAACCCGGACAAGGGGTTCTTGGACGAGCTCATGAGCGGTTTGGTGACGAACGAGGAGAGATACGGATATGGCTCCTGCCCCTGTCGAGTCGCCAGCGGGATAGAGTCCTACGATGCCGACATAGTATGCCCTTGTGAGTACAGGGACGCTGATGTTGCCGAATTCGGTGCCTGCTTCTGTGCCCTGTTCGTATCGAAGAAGGTCTACGAAGGGATGGAGGTAGACCCTGTCCCAGAGAGGCGACCAATCGAGGCGACTGAGGAGGCGGAGAAGGCTACCGAGCTGCTGGAGAAGGGGGAGATGTCGATGGCCGAGTTCAAGACGGCGTCCGCGGGGGACGTTCAAGTGTGGAGGTGCTCTGTCTGTGGCTATCTGTGTGCCAGGAAGTACCCGCCGAACGTATGCCCGATCTGCAAGGCTCCCCGCGAGAGGTTCGAGAGATTCTCTCTCGGATAG
- a CDS encoding DNA primase large subunit PriL produces MELRTIARFPFLEHASEFIRSEGPTLEELLLHPAYEEVRRDGMSRVRRALEEGRIPDGETNTEADSLRELLSYPIARMIVSGVGDAYLIRRYSLAEAEKARRNMTSEDNDFISHVAKDLGMDFRMDGLVLLHFADYLRYSVQMKSKDWKLVNQRLAEGYVRLGRDRFVRVLQEAIQRRMESELPLAVNDQILGALEDKIGEIGKLTEEKKEQYKVEDMGRIRITRVPPCMRDLIRAIQVGKHIPHTGRFALTAFLHNIGLSSADIFRLYSLSPDFQEGKTKYQIGHISGEISGTEYTPPECSTMQSYGLCPGPDDLCKRIKHPLNYYRIKGKKRG; encoded by the coding sequence GTGGAGCTCAGAACGATTGCGAGGTTTCCCTTTCTCGAGCATGCATCAGAGTTCATCAGGAGCGAGGGGCCGACCCTGGAGGAGCTTCTGCTGCACCCGGCATACGAGGAGGTCAGGCGGGACGGAATGAGCAGGGTGAGAAGGGCGCTCGAAGAAGGCCGGATCCCTGATGGTGAGACGAACACCGAGGCGGACTCCCTTCGAGAGCTTCTCTCCTATCCCATCGCGAGAATGATCGTCTCTGGCGTCGGCGATGCCTATCTCATACGAAGGTACTCGCTAGCAGAGGCAGAAAAGGCCAGAAGGAACATGACATCCGAAGACAACGACTTCATCTCACATGTGGCGAAGGACCTTGGAATGGATTTCAGGATGGACGGGCTTGTCCTCCTCCACTTCGCCGACTATCTGAGGTACTCCGTGCAGATGAAGAGCAAGGACTGGAAGCTTGTCAATCAGCGCCTTGCTGAGGGATACGTCAGGCTGGGCCGCGACAGATTCGTCAGGGTCCTCCAGGAGGCCATCCAGAGGAGGATGGAGTCCGAGCTCCCCCTCGCCGTCAATGACCAGATACTCGGTGCCCTTGAGGACAAGATAGGGGAGATAGGCAAACTCACGGAGGAGAAGAAGGAGCAGTACAAGGTCGAGGACATGGGGAGGATCAGGATCACGCGGGTCCCCCCGTGCATGCGCGACCTCATACGGGCCATCCAGGTGGGAAAGCACATCCCCCACACGGGAAGGTTCGCCTTGACCGCCTTTCTGCACAACATCGGTCTCTCATCCGCTGACATATTCAGACTCTACTCGCTCTCTCCTGATTTCCAGGAAGGCAAGACCAAGTACCAGATCGGGCACATAAGCGGCGAGATCTCCGGAACAGAGTATACGCCTCCGGAATGCAGCACGATGCAGTCGTACGGTCTCTGCCCGGGTCCAGACGACCTCTGCAAGAGGATAAAGCATCCCTTGAACTACTACCGCATCAAGGGTAAGAAGAGGGGCTAG
- a CDS encoding glutaredoxin family protein — MEHIDGANENRDVKLYALSTCPFCRKVKALLKKHDVAYDYVDVDLQSREERKRLRMELIKYNPRCSYPTLVVDGDTVVIGYREERIEEVLGV; from the coding sequence ATGGAACATATCGATGGAGCCAACGAGAATCGCGATGTGAAACTCTACGCGCTCAGCACATGCCCTTTCTGCAGGAAGGTCAAGGCGCTACTCAAGAAACACGACGTGGCCTACGACTACGTGGATGTGGATCTGCAGTCCAGAGAGGAGAGGAAGAGACTAAGGATGGAACTGATCAAGTACAATCCTCGATGCTCGTATCCAACTCTCGTGGTAGATGGCGATACGGTCGTCATCGGCTATCGGGAAGAGAGGATAGAAGAGGTGCTTGGCGTTTGA
- a CDS encoding adenylate kinase family protein codes for MLVAITGTPGVGKSSACRTLAERGHRVLALNREAEERGLVLGRDDTREATIIDTDRLNEFVKSLQNGLVFLDGHLSHLLDVDISIVLRCHPDVLRQRLASLGWNERKIAENVEAEAIDVILVESLENHPETFEVDTTEKEPKRVTEDILSVVDGKASDMRAGSVDWSEVILSWY; via the coding sequence GTGTTGGTGGCAATCACGGGCACCCCTGGTGTAGGCAAGAGCTCGGCGTGCCGAACGCTCGCTGAGAGAGGGCATAGAGTGCTCGCCCTCAACAGGGAGGCCGAAGAGAGAGGCCTCGTTCTGGGAAGAGATGACACCAGGGAAGCCACGATAATCGACACGGACAGGCTGAACGAGTTTGTCAAGTCCCTCCAGAATGGCCTCGTGTTCCTCGACGGACATCTCTCTCACCTCCTTGACGTTGACATTTCGATCGTCCTGAGATGCCATCCCGACGTGCTCAGGCAGAGGCTCGCCTCCTTGGGCTGGAACGAACGGAAAATCGCGGAGAACGTGGAGGCGGAGGCCATCGATGTGATACTCGTGGAATCGCTCGAGAACCATCCAGAGACCTTTGAGGTCGACACGACGGAGAAGGAGCCAAAGCGTGTCACAGAAGACATCCTGAGCGTGGTCGATGGGAAGGCCTCGGACATGCGGGCAGGAAGCGTTGACTGGAGCGAGGTGATTCTGAGTTGGTACTAG